One Lacunisphaera limnophila DNA window includes the following coding sequences:
- a CDS encoding ABC transporter ATP-binding protein — translation MPDNSNSVIEVTGLECGYDGQTVLKDVNFTVKRGEVFFIIGGSGCGKSTLLRNLVGLHAPRAGDVKFFGKSFTASDLSTRRTLLKTFGVLYQGGALWSSLTLRQNVALPMEEHTALSPREIAELTCLKLAQVGLTGFEDYYPAEISGGMRKRAGLARALALDPDIVFLDEPSAGLDPITSRKLDELVLQVRDSFGTTLVVVSHELASIFGIADRVIMLDRGAQGIIAEGAPATLAESSRDPRVTEFLLRRDRVRVPGTPAV, via the coding sequence ATGCCCGATAACTCCAATTCCGTGATCGAGGTGACCGGCCTCGAGTGCGGCTACGACGGGCAGACCGTGCTGAAGGACGTCAATTTCACGGTGAAGCGCGGCGAGGTGTTCTTCATCATCGGCGGCAGCGGCTGCGGCAAGAGCACGCTCCTGCGCAACCTGGTCGGCCTGCATGCCCCGCGGGCGGGGGACGTGAAGTTCTTCGGCAAATCCTTCACCGCCTCGGACCTCTCGACCCGGCGGACGCTGCTCAAGACCTTCGGCGTGCTCTACCAGGGCGGCGCCCTCTGGAGTTCGCTGACCCTGCGGCAGAACGTGGCGCTGCCCATGGAGGAACACACGGCGCTGTCGCCCCGTGAGATCGCGGAGCTGACCTGCCTCAAACTGGCGCAGGTGGGGCTCACGGGCTTTGAGGACTATTACCCCGCCGAGATCAGCGGCGGCATGCGGAAGCGCGCCGGCCTGGCCCGGGCGCTGGCGCTCGACCCGGACATCGTGTTCCTCGACGAGCCCTCGGCCGGGCTCGACCCGATCACCTCGCGCAAGCTGGACGAGCTGGTGCTGCAGGTGCGCGACAGTTTCGGCACGACGTTGGTCGTCGTCTCGCACGAGCTGGCGTCGATCTTCGGCATCGCCGACCGGGTGATCATGCTCGATCGCGGTGCCCAGGGCATCATCGCCGAGGGCGCGCCGGCCACCCTGGCCGAGTCCAGCCGCGACCCCCGGGTCACGGAGTTCCTGCTCCGGCGGGACCGCGTGCGCGTGCCCGGCACGCCGGCCGTTTGA
- a CDS encoding 2-dehydropantoate 2-reductase encodes MSASFPETPRIAIIGAGALGCYYGARLVKAGEDVHILARSGRAALTAQGLKVKTPTERITARKVHIYGSSAEIGPCDLVIIATKATANEALRQVLPPLLKPDTVVLTLQNGLGVEEPVAEVAGPDRVIGAICYIGCVRTAPGVVACSFPGLMTIGKFGKPAGERTHAVAALWRRAGVKCTAQDNLELQRWHKLVWNVPFNGLAIVAGVTTDVLLADEGLRLLARRIMEEVVEAAAKFGHEIPRSFVDLQFERTAKMAAYRPSSLIDFEEGRDLEIEEIWGEPVRRAKSVGAAVPRMEMLYWLIKQRIAQRNAQLKAKARKR; translated from the coding sequence GTGAGCGCCTCTTTCCCCGAAACCCCCCGCATTGCGATCATCGGCGCCGGAGCCCTCGGCTGCTATTACGGCGCGCGCCTGGTGAAGGCCGGCGAGGATGTCCATATTCTCGCCCGTAGCGGCCGGGCCGCCCTCACGGCGCAGGGTCTGAAGGTGAAAACGCCGACGGAGCGCATCACGGCGCGGAAGGTGCACATCTACGGCAGCAGTGCCGAGATCGGGCCGTGCGATTTGGTGATTATTGCCACCAAGGCGACGGCCAACGAGGCGCTGCGGCAGGTGCTGCCGCCGCTGCTCAAGCCCGACACGGTCGTGCTGACCCTGCAGAACGGCCTTGGCGTGGAGGAACCGGTGGCGGAAGTCGCCGGCCCCGACCGCGTGATCGGCGCGATCTGCTACATCGGCTGCGTGCGCACGGCGCCCGGCGTGGTGGCCTGTTCCTTTCCCGGGCTGATGACGATCGGCAAGTTCGGCAAGCCCGCCGGCGAGCGGACCCACGCGGTCGCGGCGTTGTGGCGGCGGGCCGGCGTGAAATGCACCGCGCAGGACAATCTGGAACTCCAGCGCTGGCACAAGCTGGTCTGGAACGTGCCCTTCAACGGCCTGGCGATCGTGGCCGGCGTGACGACCGACGTGCTGCTGGCCGACGAGGGCCTGCGCCTGCTGGCGCGGCGCATCATGGAGGAGGTGGTCGAGGCCGCCGCCAAGTTCGGCCATGAGATCCCGCGTTCGTTCGTGGACCTGCAATTCGAGCGCACCGCCAAGATGGCCGCTTACCGGCCGTCCAGCCTGATCGATTTTGAGGAGGGCCGTGACCTGGAGATCGAGGAGATCTGGGGTGAGCCCGTGCGCCGGGCGAAGTCCGTCGGCGCCGCCGTGCCGCGCATGGAGATGCTGTACTGGCTGATCAAGCAGCGCATCGCCCAGCGCAACGCGCAGCTGAAGGCGAAGGCGCGCAAGCGCTGA
- a CDS encoding LL-diaminopimelate aminotransferase — MIRLNENYSKLKASYLFADIAKRVNAYVAAHPDKPVIRLGIGDVTEPLPPVCVEALHAATDEMANRATFKGYGPEQGYAFLREAIAQHDYAARGCEISADEIFISDGSKCDCGNIQEIFATDVRLAIPDPVYPVYVDTNVMAGRTGANVDGRYQGITYLDCTPANGYVPAIPGVATDLIYLCFPNNPTGAVATREQLAAWVAYAKANKAIILFDSAYEAYIRDPQIPRSIFEIPGAREVAIEFRSFSKTAGFTGTRCAYTVVPKSLMAYDAAGAAHPVHALWNRRHTTKFNGVAYPIQKAAAAIYTPAGKQQTGDLINFYLANAKLIREAMTKLGFTCIGGDNAPYIWVNTGRDSWEFFDLLLNKAQVVCTPGAGFGKCGEGHVRISAFNSRANVETALARIAAALK; from the coding sequence ATGATCCGCCTCAACGAAAACTACTCGAAGCTCAAGGCCAGCTACCTCTTTGCCGACATCGCCAAGCGCGTGAACGCCTATGTCGCCGCCCACCCGGACAAGCCCGTCATCCGCCTTGGCATCGGCGACGTCACCGAGCCCCTCCCGCCCGTGTGCGTCGAGGCCCTCCACGCCGCCACCGATGAGATGGCCAACCGCGCCACCTTCAAGGGTTACGGCCCCGAGCAGGGTTACGCCTTCCTCCGCGAGGCCATCGCCCAGCACGACTACGCCGCCCGCGGCTGCGAGATCTCGGCCGACGAGATTTTCATCTCCGACGGCTCGAAGTGCGACTGCGGCAACATCCAGGAAATCTTCGCCACCGACGTCCGCCTCGCGATCCCCGATCCCGTCTACCCGGTCTACGTCGACACCAACGTCATGGCCGGCCGCACCGGCGCCAATGTCGATGGCCGTTACCAGGGCATCACCTACCTCGATTGCACCCCGGCCAATGGCTACGTGCCCGCCATCCCCGGCGTGGCCACGGACCTGATCTACCTCTGCTTCCCCAACAATCCCACCGGCGCTGTCGCCACCCGCGAGCAGCTCGCCGCCTGGGTCGCCTACGCCAAGGCGAACAAGGCGATCATCCTCTTCGACTCCGCCTACGAGGCCTACATCCGCGACCCGCAGATCCCGCGCTCGATCTTTGAGATCCCCGGCGCGCGCGAGGTCGCCATCGAGTTCCGCAGCTTCTCCAAGACCGCCGGCTTCACCGGCACCCGCTGCGCCTACACCGTCGTCCCGAAGAGCCTCATGGCCTACGACGCCGCCGGCGCCGCCCACCCGGTCCACGCCCTCTGGAACCGCCGCCACACGACGAAGTTCAACGGCGTCGCCTACCCGATCCAGAAGGCCGCCGCCGCCATCTACACCCCGGCCGGCAAGCAGCAGACGGGCGACCTCATCAACTTCTACCTGGCCAACGCCAAGCTCATCCGCGAGGCCATGACCAAGCTCGGCTTCACCTGCATCGGTGGCGACAACGCCCCCTACATCTGGGTGAACACCGGCCGTGACTCCTGGGAGTTCTTCGACCTGTTGCTGAACAAAGCGCAAGTCGTCTGCACCCCCGGCGCCGGCTTCGGCAAGTGCGGCGAGGGCCATGTCCGCATCAGCGCCTTCAATTCCCGCGCCAACGTCGAGACCGCCCTCGCCCGCATCGCCGCCGCGCTGAAGTAA
- a CDS encoding response regulator: MILCIDDDTLLLDFLVAQVELIMPAGTTILRATTGAEGLDCALKFRPDLAIIDLGLPDMSGFTVAMELAATTEACRILMVSGNLTETAASRMLHSRVQGCLLKSSARGIELVHALRELAAGRAYFSGEVLAAVAAARQEPGHFSKILSDRETELMPYFGFGWSHDRIAQYTRITPATVRTHHQHILEKLGLHSREELMRWAMKKGFVDFRYEPAEPWSNGVHEGGDRWPEWAKRGT; the protein is encoded by the coding sequence ATGATCCTGTGCATTGATGACGACACCCTGTTACTGGATTTTCTCGTGGCGCAAGTGGAGCTGATCATGCCGGCGGGGACGACGATCCTGCGGGCCACCACGGGCGCGGAGGGCTTGGATTGCGCGCTGAAATTCCGGCCGGACCTGGCCATCATCGACCTGGGGCTGCCGGACATGAGTGGCTTCACCGTGGCGATGGAGCTGGCGGCGACCACGGAGGCCTGCCGGATTTTGATGGTGAGCGGCAACCTGACGGAGACGGCCGCGAGCCGGATGTTGCACAGCCGCGTGCAGGGTTGCCTGCTGAAGTCGTCCGCGCGGGGGATCGAGCTGGTGCATGCGCTGCGGGAATTGGCGGCGGGCCGGGCCTACTTTTCCGGCGAGGTGCTGGCGGCGGTGGCGGCGGCCCGGCAGGAGCCGGGGCATTTCTCGAAAATCCTGTCCGACCGCGAGACCGAGCTGATGCCGTATTTCGGGTTCGGCTGGTCGCACGACCGGATCGCACAGTACACGCGGATCACGCCGGCCACGGTGCGCACGCATCACCAGCACATCCTGGAGAAGCTGGGACTGCACAGCCGGGAGGAACTGATGCGCTGGGCGATGAAGAAGGGGTTCGTGGATTTCCGGTATGAGCCCGCGGAGCCGTGGTCGAACGGCGTGCATGAAGGGGGAGACCGCTGGCCGGAATGGGCGAAACGCGGTACGTAA
- the panC gene encoding pantoate--beta-alanine ligase yields MQKIESITAMREAALALRAAGRKIAFIPTSGALHAGHASLIRLARAEGAAVVVSTFVNPLQFGPSEDYQKYPRTPAADGMLAEKEGVEILFTPTAEEMFPKGFSTSVQEEAVSKPLCGVTRAALFRGTLTCWLKFLNIIQPDLLVLGEKDVQQLAVVKKAAADLLLPLAIMTGPLVRDADGLAVSARNNYLTPTQREEALAVVRALRKAKEMVDSGVKISDRLVAEATHIIGQKRRLRVIYISVVDPRTMEPVREIVTGQCLMAVSYWVDEVRLTDNMPL; encoded by the coding sequence ATGCAGAAAATCGAATCCATCACCGCCATGCGCGAGGCCGCGCTGGCGCTGCGCGCGGCGGGGCGCAAAATCGCGTTCATTCCCACCTCGGGGGCCCTGCATGCCGGGCATGCCAGCCTGATCCGCCTGGCGCGGGCGGAAGGGGCGGCCGTGGTCGTGTCGACCTTCGTGAACCCGCTGCAGTTCGGGCCGAGCGAGGATTACCAGAAATATCCCCGCACGCCGGCGGCCGACGGGATGCTGGCGGAGAAGGAGGGCGTCGAGATCCTGTTCACGCCGACGGCCGAGGAGATGTTTCCCAAGGGCTTTTCCACCTCGGTGCAGGAGGAAGCGGTCAGCAAACCCCTCTGCGGGGTGACGCGGGCGGCGCTGTTCCGCGGCACGCTCACCTGCTGGCTGAAGTTCCTGAATATCATCCAACCCGACCTCCTGGTGCTGGGCGAAAAGGACGTGCAGCAACTGGCCGTGGTCAAGAAAGCGGCGGCCGACCTCCTGCTGCCGCTGGCGATCATGACGGGTCCGTTGGTGCGCGACGCCGACGGCCTGGCGGTGAGCGCCCGCAACAATTACCTGACCCCGACGCAACGCGAGGAGGCGCTCGCGGTCGTCCGGGCGCTGCGCAAGGCCAAGGAGATGGTCGATTCCGGGGTGAAAATCTCCGACCGCCTCGTGGCCGAGGCCACGCACATCATCGGCCAGAAACGCCGGTTGCGCGTCATTTATATCTCCGTGGTCGACCCGCGCACGATGGAGCCGGTGCGCGAGATTGTGACCGGCCAGTGCCTGATGGCGGTCTCCTACTGGGTCGACGAGGTGCGGCTCACGGACAACATGCCGCTTTAG
- a CDS encoding MlaD family protein: MKTKVSPAAVGVFVLGAFALGLIALLSFGGMSLFSKPHRFTVYFDESIHGLDLGSPVKLRGVRVGRVVDLAVHYDDVVKHSVVVVVCELNRNVITDEKGADLKIAGEADIQQMVDDGLRAQLGVLGLATGLLFVELDFEDPALYPPPKLRAPARYVVIPAMPSAISEYQESLSEILADLKKVDFAGISREAKTLLTTANQKVGEADVKGLADKVGRAADSVTAFVESPAAQQAFAQLNETLAATKAAIERIDTQVGPVSDELKQTLAAAQTALKTLESTAATTRRFVQRQGDVGDELTTALRQVADAAGALETLANALERNPSSLLVGKKKKSE, from the coding sequence GTGAAGACCAAGGTCAGTCCAGCCGCCGTCGGTGTATTTGTGCTCGGGGCGTTCGCGCTCGGCCTGATCGCGCTCCTGTCGTTTGGCGGCATGAGCCTGTTCAGCAAGCCGCACCGCTTCACGGTCTATTTCGACGAGTCCATCCACGGCCTCGACCTCGGCTCGCCGGTGAAGCTGCGCGGCGTGCGGGTGGGCCGGGTGGTGGACCTGGCGGTGCATTACGACGACGTGGTGAAGCACTCCGTCGTGGTCGTCGTGTGCGAGCTCAACCGCAACGTCATCACCGACGAGAAGGGCGCCGACCTGAAGATCGCCGGCGAGGCCGACATCCAGCAGATGGTGGACGACGGTCTGCGGGCGCAGCTCGGCGTGCTGGGCCTCGCCACGGGCCTGCTGTTCGTGGAGCTGGATTTCGAGGACCCCGCCCTTTACCCCCCGCCCAAGCTCCGGGCGCCGGCCCGGTATGTCGTTATCCCGGCCATGCCCTCGGCCATTTCCGAATACCAGGAGAGCCTGAGTGAGATCCTGGCGGACCTGAAGAAGGTGGATTTCGCCGGCATTTCCCGCGAGGCCAAGACCCTCCTGACCACGGCCAACCAGAAAGTCGGCGAGGCCGACGTGAAGGGCCTGGCCGACAAGGTGGGCCGGGCGGCGGATTCCGTCACGGCCTTCGTGGAATCGCCCGCCGCGCAGCAGGCCTTCGCCCAGCTCAACGAGACCCTGGCCGCCACGAAGGCGGCGATCGAGCGGATCGACACGCAGGTCGGCCCGGTGAGCGACGAGTTGAAGCAGACCCTGGCGGCGGCGCAGACCGCCCTGAAGACCCTGGAGTCCACCGCGGCCACGACCCGGCGCTTCGTGCAGCGGCAGGGTGACGTGGGCGACGAGCTGACCACCGCGCTCCGGCAGGTGGCCGACGCCGCCGGCGCCCTCGAGACCCTCGCCAACGCCCTGGAACGCAACCCCAGCTCGCTGCTCGTGGGCAAGAAGAAGAAATCGGAGTAA
- a CDS encoding OPT family oligopeptide transporter → MPAEPSSKFEPFIPDSAKIPEFTFRAVLTGALLGIIFGASSLYLVLKVGITVSASIPVAVISLALFRAWSKAGGRDATILENNITQTGGSAGESIAFGVGVTMPAILILGFDLELTRVMLVAVLGGLLGILMMIPLRRALIVKEHGVLKYPEGTACAAVLKAGVDEVSRAAASPSAKAEMAAAEAAGLGKSPGARVIFTGFGIGLVYKTLNIAFKGWKDAPEKVFGAPLKSGSVSAEVSPELVGVGYIIGPYIGGLMAAGGVLSYLVLIPLIKFFGEGLLGPLAPGTIPISEMGPSAIRGAYILYIGAGCVAAGGLISLVQAMPTIWHGLKGGMHDIGLARGGAAKSEEQTPRTDRDLSLKFVGIGILVLMAGIMLAPSLHMNFLGALLIVAFGFLFVTVSSRLTGEIGSTSNPISGMTVATLLFTCLIFLVVGWTGGTYYVMALSIGGIVCIASSNGGTTSQDLKTGFLIGATPKLQQYSILIGALSSALLLGPILMRLNDSAVVYVPVAEVAPAGLQTDVTRLEKRESLHGPQARDDAGSYYSWHKTDEVGGPAGKYLVNDQGAAVWLVDPGINGTHTTRPDGTTVRKFDAPKATLVSYIIKGILDQQLPWALVLFGAMITVTMQMSFVPALAFAVGVYLPLSSSLPIFVGGMIRLLVDRWMKRKPVYAGMDPETFNAECDKSPGVLLASGYIAGGAIAGIIIAFLAGVTEEFDAAVGRWATEHNPFYNGPHADLLSLIPYALLCGFLYFVAKEKLLAPRR, encoded by the coding sequence ATGCCCGCCGAGCCCTCCTCCAAATTCGAGCCGTTCATCCCGGACTCGGCCAAGATTCCTGAATTCACCTTCCGCGCCGTCCTGACCGGGGCGCTGCTGGGCATCATCTTCGGCGCCTCGTCGCTCTACCTGGTGCTGAAGGTCGGCATCACGGTGAGCGCCTCGATCCCGGTGGCGGTCATTTCCCTCGCGCTGTTCCGCGCCTGGTCGAAGGCCGGCGGCCGCGACGCCACGATCCTGGAGAACAACATCACGCAGACCGGCGGCTCGGCGGGCGAATCCATCGCGTTCGGCGTGGGCGTGACGATGCCGGCGATTTTGATCCTCGGCTTCGACCTGGAGCTGACGCGCGTGATGCTGGTGGCGGTCCTTGGCGGGTTGCTGGGCATCCTGATGATGATCCCGTTGCGCCGTGCCCTGATCGTGAAGGAGCACGGCGTGTTGAAATACCCCGAGGGCACGGCCTGTGCGGCGGTGCTCAAGGCCGGCGTGGACGAGGTGTCGCGCGCCGCGGCCTCGCCCTCGGCCAAGGCCGAGATGGCCGCCGCCGAGGCGGCCGGCTTGGGCAAGTCGCCCGGCGCCCGCGTGATCTTCACGGGCTTCGGCATCGGGCTGGTCTACAAGACCCTGAACATCGCCTTCAAGGGCTGGAAGGACGCGCCGGAGAAAGTCTTCGGCGCCCCGCTCAAGTCGGGTTCCGTCAGCGCCGAGGTGTCGCCGGAGCTGGTCGGCGTCGGCTACATCATCGGGCCCTACATCGGCGGCCTGATGGCGGCCGGTGGCGTGTTGTCGTACCTGGTGCTGATCCCGCTCATCAAGTTCTTCGGCGAGGGCCTGCTCGGACCGCTGGCCCCCGGCACGATCCCGATTTCCGAGATGGGGCCGAGCGCGATCCGCGGCGCCTACATCCTTTACATCGGCGCCGGTTGCGTCGCGGCCGGTGGCCTGATCAGCCTGGTGCAGGCGATGCCGACCATCTGGCACGGCCTCAAGGGCGGCATGCACGACATCGGTCTAGCCCGCGGCGGGGCGGCGAAGTCGGAGGAGCAGACCCCGCGCACGGACCGGGACCTGTCCCTCAAGTTCGTCGGCATCGGCATCCTTGTGCTGATGGCGGGCATCATGCTCGCGCCCTCGCTGCACATGAATTTCCTCGGGGCGCTGCTCATCGTGGCCTTCGGATTTTTGTTCGTGACGGTGTCCTCGCGCCTGACCGGCGAGATCGGCTCCACCTCCAACCCCATCTCGGGCATGACGGTGGCGACGCTGCTGTTCACCTGCCTGATCTTCCTCGTCGTCGGCTGGACGGGCGGGACGTACTACGTGATGGCGCTGTCGATCGGCGGCATCGTCTGCATCGCGTCCTCGAACGGCGGCACCACCTCGCAGGACCTGAAGACGGGGTTCCTCATCGGGGCGACGCCGAAGCTGCAGCAATATTCCATTCTGATCGGCGCCCTGTCCTCGGCCCTGCTGCTCGGGCCGATCCTGATGCGCTTGAACGACTCGGCGGTGGTCTACGTGCCGGTGGCGGAGGTCGCACCCGCGGGGCTCCAGACTGATGTGACCCGGCTCGAGAAGCGCGAGTCGCTCCACGGCCCGCAGGCGCGGGATGACGCGGGGAGCTATTACAGCTGGCACAAGACCGACGAAGTGGGCGGCCCGGCGGGCAAGTACCTGGTCAACGACCAGGGTGCTGCCGTCTGGCTGGTGGATCCCGGCATCAACGGCACGCACACGACGCGGCCCGACGGCACCACGGTGCGCAAGTTCGACGCCCCGAAGGCGACACTCGTCTCCTACATCATCAAGGGCATCCTCGACCAACAGCTGCCCTGGGCGCTCGTGCTCTTCGGGGCCATGATCACGGTCACGATGCAGATGTCGTTCGTGCCCGCGCTGGCCTTTGCGGTCGGCGTGTATCTGCCGCTCTCTTCGTCGCTGCCGATCTTTGTCGGTGGCATGATCCGCCTGCTGGTGGACCGCTGGATGAAGCGCAAGCCGGTGTACGCCGGCATGGACCCGGAGACCTTCAACGCCGAGTGCGACAAGAGCCCGGGCGTGTTGCTGGCCTCGGGCTACATCGCGGGTGGCGCCATCGCCGGCATCATCATCGCCTTTCTGGCCGGCGTGACGGAGGAATTCGACGCCGCGGTGGGCCGGTGGGCGACGGAGCACAATCCCTTCTACAACGGCCCGCACGCGGACCTGCTGTCGCTGATCCCGTACGCGCTGCTGTGCGGCTTCCTGTACTTTGTTGCGAAGGAGAAGCTGCTGGCGCCCCGGCGCTGA
- a CDS encoding PqiC family protein, whose protein sequence is MNPRLAVLGLLSSVLGFTSGCSLLPEPQADTTRYFTLSGIPAGTPVPESLGVRPVRLAGHLRNRSMAVRVSENEVIYLDDIRWAEPVDEALTQVLRSRLRQIAGGGTVTVQIQRFELVRSAGNTVQLVATYAITPPGGEPRPGEFTAERRVWSGGDTGALVGLLRQAADDLAEAIAAAATAK, encoded by the coding sequence ATGAATCCCCGCCTCGCCGTCCTCGGTCTTTTGTCCTCCGTCCTCGGTTTCACGTCCGGCTGCAGCCTGCTGCCCGAGCCGCAGGCGGACACGACGCGGTATTTCACCTTGAGCGGGATCCCGGCGGGTACGCCGGTGCCCGAGTCCCTGGGGGTGCGGCCGGTGCGGCTGGCCGGGCACCTGCGCAACCGCAGCATGGCGGTGCGGGTGTCGGAGAACGAAGTGATTTACCTGGACGACATCCGCTGGGCCGAGCCGGTGGACGAGGCGCTCACGCAGGTGTTGCGCAGCCGCCTGCGGCAGATTGCCGGCGGCGGGACCGTGACGGTTCAGATCCAGCGGTTCGAGCTGGTGCGGTCGGCCGGCAACACCGTGCAGCTGGTGGCGACCTACGCGATCACCCCGCCGGGGGGCGAGCCGCGGCCGGGCGAGTTCACGGCGGAGCGGCGGGTCTGGTCTGGGGGCGACACCGGGGCGCTGGTTGGGTTGCTGCGGCAGGCGGCCGACGACCTGGCGGAAGCCATCGCCGCCGCGGCCACGGCGAAGTAA